Proteins from a genomic interval of Nocardioides jishulii:
- a CDS encoding phage holin family protein, translated as MSSPATADPRRPAGLGRTAPGRLVVADLVRLLLAWGLTFVAWLLAAELLSDFTYTSWWPLFIASGVTGLLGMIVRPILVSLAAAIGWIAVALAALFGQALLMQLALVLVPGAAFSSFWWTVAAAWLTSALATLLLAVLTAGTDESFSASLLRLKPGSIDDPEVDGVVFVQLDGVSFEVMQWALQGGSMPTLRSWVDQSSHALHDWIVQMPCTTPASQQAILHGSADGVPAFRWYDRDLGRVLVANHPGDAVIIESRASTGHGLLADDGASISNLFTGDAPRASMTMSRVELTRGSRRTREVFARFMVHPAGLVRSMVRALVELVRERVQAARQRRLDVRPRVHRSWTFAALRAFSNGLLRDLNTTVASEEMMRGTRSIYIDYVDYDEVAHHAGATRIESLSTLTGLDQVMNILEKVGERAPRTYHFVVLSDHGQSQGEPFTSRYGLSLSDLCRSLTRSSITGHEGSIEGWGRVDSVLGDLEGGHTPVGMQRAASERVDRKLQASDSANDGELVVLASGNVGVVYVPGGERLLLEEVEQRWPDLVPGLVAHPGIGFVSALSSRGPVAIGEHGRRDLTTGVVEGIDPLRHLGDHAPAMLAAATRMSRAPELYVNSLYDPRTMDVAAFEPLVGCHGGLGGWQDRAFVFAPRQLFSPSETVMGGDELHRHLVAILTGLGHRTHLPPALTPP; from the coding sequence GTGAGCTCTCCCGCGACGGCGGACCCCCGCCGGCCAGCCGGCCTCGGACGGACCGCCCCCGGCCGGTTGGTCGTCGCGGACCTCGTCCGGCTGTTGCTGGCATGGGGACTGACGTTCGTGGCCTGGCTCCTGGCGGCAGAGCTGCTGAGCGACTTCACCTACACGTCGTGGTGGCCCCTCTTCATCGCGTCCGGCGTCACGGGACTGCTGGGCATGATCGTCCGGCCGATCCTGGTCAGCCTGGCAGCGGCCATCGGCTGGATCGCGGTCGCGCTCGCCGCACTCTTCGGCCAGGCCCTCCTGATGCAGCTGGCGCTGGTGCTCGTGCCCGGCGCCGCGTTCTCCTCCTTCTGGTGGACCGTCGCGGCCGCCTGGCTCACCTCCGCGCTCGCCACCCTCCTGCTGGCCGTGTTGACCGCAGGCACCGACGAGTCCTTCTCGGCGAGCCTGCTGCGGCTCAAGCCCGGCAGCATCGACGACCCGGAGGTCGACGGCGTCGTCTTCGTCCAGCTCGACGGGGTCTCCTTCGAGGTGATGCAGTGGGCCCTGCAGGGGGGCTCGATGCCCACGCTGCGCAGCTGGGTCGACCAGTCGAGCCATGCCCTCCACGACTGGATCGTGCAGATGCCATGCACGACGCCGGCCAGCCAGCAGGCCATCCTGCACGGCAGCGCCGACGGCGTACCGGCGTTCCGCTGGTACGACCGCGACCTCGGCCGCGTACTCGTCGCCAACCACCCCGGCGACGCCGTGATCATCGAGTCGCGGGCCAGCACCGGGCACGGCCTGCTCGCCGACGACGGCGCCTCGATCTCCAACCTCTTCACCGGCGACGCCCCGCGCGCTTCCATGACGATGAGCCGGGTGGAGCTCACCCGCGGCTCCCGGCGCACCCGTGAAGTCTTCGCGCGCTTCATGGTGCACCCCGCCGGCCTGGTGCGCAGCATGGTCCGCGCGTTGGTGGAGCTGGTTCGCGAACGTGTCCAGGCCGCCAGGCAGCGGAGGTTGGACGTACGGCCAAGGGTCCACCGGTCCTGGACGTTCGCCGCGCTGAGGGCGTTCAGCAACGGCCTGCTGCGCGACCTCAACACCACCGTGGCGAGCGAGGAGATGATGCGCGGCACGCGCTCGATCTACATCGACTACGTCGACTACGACGAGGTCGCGCACCACGCAGGCGCCACCCGCATCGAGTCGCTCTCCACGCTCACAGGACTCGACCAGGTCATGAACATCCTGGAGAAGGTCGGCGAGCGCGCCCCGCGGACCTACCACTTCGTGGTCCTCAGCGACCACGGCCAGTCACAGGGGGAACCCTTCACCTCCCGCTACGGACTCTCCCTCAGCGACCTGTGCCGGTCACTGACGCGTTCCTCCATCACGGGCCACGAGGGCAGCATCGAGGGATGGGGCCGGGTCGACTCGGTGCTCGGCGACCTGGAGGGTGGCCACACGCCCGTCGGGATGCAGAGGGCCGCGTCGGAGCGCGTCGACAGGAAGTTGCAGGCGTCCGACTCCGCCAACGACGGCGAGCTGGTGGTCCTGGCCAGCGGCAACGTCGGCGTCGTCTACGTCCCCGGCGGCGAACGTCTCCTCCTCGAGGAGGTCGAACAACGGTGGCCCGACCTCGTCCCCGGGTTGGTCGCCCATCCCGGAATCGGGTTCGTGAGCGCCCTGAGCTCCCGGGGTCCGGTCGCGATCGGGGAGCACGGGCGTCGTGACCTGACGACGGGCGTCGTCGAGGGCATCGATCCCCTGCGCCACCTCGGCGACCACGCGCCCGCCATGCTCGCCGCTGCCACCCGCATGTCACGGGCACCCGAGCTCTACGTCAACAGCCTGTACGACCCACGCACGATGGACGTGGCGGCGTTCGAGCCGTTGGTCGGGTGCCACGGCGGCCTCGGGGGGTGGCAGGACCGTGCCTTCGTGTTCGCCCCGCGGCAGCTGTTCTCCCCCTCGGAGACGGTCATGGGCGGCGACGAGCTGCACCGTCACCTCGTCGCCATCCTGACCGGGCTCGGGCACCGCACGCACCTCCCCCCCGCCCTGACCCCGCCCTGA